AGCACAGTGCATCTTGTTGCACTCAGTGTGTCTGTAAACAAAGAGCTCGCTTAACAaactgttttagatgtttctagTTAAACTAAATCCCTTTTCCACTGACATAGTGTGCCATTAGTAGTCTGCGCCATGAGGTGCCATatattatcactttttaaaaaatgctttaattagCTGTAGTGTTTCTGATGCATTCAAAACAAAGCATGTTATTTACGTTAACAATACAAAAGTGAAATCAACAACCCAGAAGGAAAATGAGTGACATTACTCCCCACCAGCTGCACACATGGGGACTGGCCTGTGCTAGAAGGAGGTAGTAGAATGCACGTTATGACCAAGCTGGTTACATTTCCTGCTTCAGATAACGGCTCGTGTTTCCTCACCCTCAGTGTGAATATGTCAAACAAAACAGAGGTGCAAGTCTGCATGTGAAACTGGAGACCGTGTACAGACCATTTTCAAACAGGTCGGCTGGAACTCGTGGCCACAAAGTGTTTGATTAACCTCTGTGCTGGGACTGAGAGGAGACTCTTATCTTCGTTCGGTGATGGGTTTGGACTCATTTGAGCTCAGCTTGTACAAACTAACTTTGGCCGATTGGGCCTCTCGCTAGGTTTTatcagttttctttctgttcagtttttctaaattttaaaCTGGTGACACATCAAATTATGAATTACAATGTTCATTTCTGTTAAATGAAGATAGTAATTTATGTTATCACATAGGtagtgtttctgtgtgtaatTGTTCCAATTTTTCTTGATTTCCTGTAATCTGATGGGAAcccaaatgtttttcttttccttttgtattTGCTTCTCATCCATACTTGTTGCtttatatcttttttatttttccttttctgactCTTTGCTGTCTATTTTATGCCTGTTCTCTCTTCAGGTCAGCAAAGAAGATAAACTGTCCAGCCGTATTCAGAGCATGCTGGGCAATTACGACGAGATGAAAGAGCCTATCGGTGACACGCTTCCAAAGCTTGGCGGTAAACCTTCTAACAGCTCATCTTCTTCTGAGGATAAATCAGGCCCACCTTTGTTTGGTGGGGAGCAGCGTGGTGTTGGTAATGGTGGTGGCAGCCAGAGCAGCAAGTGGACTCCCGTCGGTCCCGCAGCAGGGGGATCTTCATCCCAGTCCCAGAAACGCTCAGGACTCCAGGGGGGACACAGCAGCCAGAGGAGCAATGGtggtagcagcagcagcagtaacagTGGCCAAAGAGGTGAGGTGCGGGAAAAGAAATCAAGCAAACACAGCGGAGGGTCAGAGCACTCAAAGTCACACACGTCAAGTCCGGCCAAGAGCTCTCTGAGTTCCTCCAGCAGCCACTCGCGGAGCTCCTTGTCCGCTGAGCAGCATCACAGCAAGGAGCGCTACCGCTCCAAGTCTCCCAGGGACAGGGAGGCCAACTGGGACTCCCCCTCACGGGTTCACACTTCCTTTCCCAGTGGACAGCACTCAAGTCAGACTTTTCCTCCATCTCTAATGAACAAGCCTGGATCCATGCAGCAAAAGCCCACAGCTTATGTGCGGCCTATGGATGGTCAGGAAACTGCAGAACCCAAGAATTCACAAGCAGACGGCTACAGTGGACAGTCACACAGCAGCACCATGGGAGAAGTGAAGTCTAACGGCAAAGCTTCACTTTCCAAACTCAAGATCCCCTCCCAACCTGTAGAGGTAAGGCTTAATCTATTGGACGCCTAtctctctctgtttttgttggaactattcttttttttttgtctattagAAGGCTTTTTTAACATCAGTCACTTACTCATGTGATTATGACTATTAATCATCTGATCATTTTTTTGTGACCAATAACAATGGGAACAACATGTCTGAGTGTTAATAGCTCAGTTTCTCCCAGGTTCACAGCCTGGGGGAAACACCCAGGTGCGTGACAACATCAACAGAAACACTTAAAAGGACTACCAAGGAAAGGAGGGTCTAGGGAGGGGCAGTGGGTGTCAGTGGAGGTTCAGAGCACTCCCAATATAATAGTATGGGAAACACTAGCTGCACCAGACTGCTACATAAGGACACACTTCAAAAACTGCATGTCAGAAATAGTTAAAATGTAGAATTTACCGACTTGCAAGGAAAAGACAATTTATGTGTTAAGCATTCATTATGTTCTTGATGACATCATGGCTAAATTAAATAACTCCACTGTGTGTTACGCATGGTCTGAATGAACTCCCAGTTCTCCGAGAATGCCTATAGGATGACTCACTGTACTCAAAATGGAAGCCACCCCTCACCTGCTGTACTGAGATCACGTAGTTTAGGAACACTCTGCTAAGCATGGCATTTTTGTCCACAGGGATCCAGTGATGCCAACTGTGTTGATGAAATTCTGAAGGTATGTATAAACTTGGATTTTTTGTAAATCTGTCAGACCACCAGCAGCTCATCATGAGTATTTAGAGAAAAGTCATCTGatggaaacatttaaatgaagatTTCATATTGCTTACACCCTTCAGCTAATCTGCTTATTTTCCCCTTTTgtgggatttttcttttctttttttcattttttacactCAGGAAATGACTCAGTCGTGGCCTCCTCCACTGACAGCTATCCACACTCCCTGCAAAACAGAGCCCTCCAAGTTTCCATTCCCCACCAAGGTCAGCTTTGCATCAGTCTTAATTTAAGTGATTTTGGGGTTGTGATGAATTAATGAGGCTTTATTACTCATTTATTGCCTTTAcatggtttgaaaaaaaaatgccctTGTATAACAGATGAGCTTCTCAGTGATAGTTAATTTGGAGTATTTCTGACTATAAAGAGAAGGCACTTAATACTGATATTAGTTTTAATTACTTTGGGCTGAATTTAGCATTTGTTTAATCTTCTGCTTTGATGGTATGAAAGTTTAAATAGCCACGTTccatgaagaagaaaatcaatATTTGTTAACTTTTTATATTTGGCAGATAGTATTTAAGGTTATAGAAGAATAAGTTGAATAGATTCATGCAAATACTGAGACTTTGTTTATTCACTTCAGGATAATCATGCTTTTCCAAGTGGACACAGTGAGTATCACAATTCAAACCTGCACATGTGGGAATTCCCCAttattatttgcatattttatgtgtttgtatATGTACTGTTTTTGCTCATatgactttgtgtgtgtgtgtcttagaGCGAGGCAGTTCATCAAAAAGTTCCAATAGCCACCAACCTAAAGACTGCAATGACCAACATCCGTAAGCacttttagttatttttgtcttttttccttcataggtgcatgtttgtggttttcttgaccttttatttaaacagagaGCACCACAACAATTATTTTTGGGTTAAGAAATCTATATTAAGCCTCACAGCCTCAGACTGCAGCAGTACATGAAGTACAAAGATTTAATTATGTGTATTCCTCTATCTTAGTATACTGAAAAATGACTTGATGATCAGCAGCAGTGAAGACAGTGATGGTGAACAAGAAACAAAGAATGCCTCAAGGAACACATCAGCAAGGTGAAAGAgcatgaaaaattattttgagtGATATCTGAATCACTTTCATGTTTTGCACTGACAATGATTTTGTGTTGCCTTGTATTAAAGgaagtgtttattttcattaagcAGCTTGAAAGAGAGAGTGTGCAACTTaagtgacatttttaaatgctttctttcttttacaaattGTGTTAAGTGCAATCCAGCAACTTCACACACATTAACGAcagaatctttattttattctccttttttgaCAAGACTACTTGTCAACTGATACAATTTAAACTGACTTGGAAAATTGTGACCATACTATATTAAGAAAACTTCATATCCACCTTTTTGAGAGGTTTAGAGGTGAAAACTGTTTCTGTATTTATGAGCAACAGTTTAAACAAAGGCAATCAAGCATTTGGTTATGTATAGTAACGTATGCCCTTGTATATGGCATAGCTGCAGGTGTCCTGTACACCTTGTTAGACAGCTTAGTATAAAACTGACTCTCATGTCTAACAACAGCAATAACAGTGAAGCAGCAGAGCAGTCGAGGGAGGACTCGAGCAGCCACAGCGGTTCAGAGAGCAGCTCGGGCTCCGACAGTGAGAGCGAAAGCAGCACGACAGACAGCGAAGCCAACGAGCAACCACGGCCCACCTCTCCTGAAGTAATCCTTTAACAATAACTTTGTACAATGCTGTAGGATTGTTTCAACCAGTTGTCACAGTGGCCTAAATTGCTGCTCACTGCTTTGACCTTTAATATTccccaaaatatattttttaaagcatctttTAATTCTTGATTCTTTGCCCATTCAGCCTGAACAACCTATGGCCAACAAGTGGCAGCTGGACAACTGGTTCAAGAAGACCCCAGTGGATAACAACAACGCTCCACCCAAGTGCAAGAAAGAAGGTCGAGATAACAGCTCAGGGCGTGGCTATAGTAGCCAGGGAGGGGGTTCAAAAGACTCAGCCGCACCACCCCCAAGCAGGGACCTACGTGCACCGCAAAAGGGTGCGGAGGGTGGGCGTGGAAGGCAAAAATCTCCCGCACAGAGTGATGGCGGCACAAGTACTCGAATCCGTGAAGGTAAAAAGCAGCCGAAAAAATCAGAGAAGCCTCCTGTGGTGGAGGAACCAAAAGGAGGTCTAAAAGTGGAGAGTGAGCCCGCTCCAGAGATACCTCCACACCGACCCAAAGCCGCCACTAAGGGTTCGCGTAAACCAAGCATCAAAAAAGAACCCAAATCCTCTCCGAGGCCCACTGCACCCACTATCACCACCACTACAGATAAACGCAAGACCAAGGCCCCCACAAAGACTCCCCAGTCACGTGAATTTGTTGATACAGACTCTTCATCATCAGACTCCGAGGGAAATGACAGCATCCCGTCCTCATCGCAGACACCCAAGTACACGGATAGCATCAGGACTCCTGTGTGTGTCTTCTCTCCAATGGAAGAGAAGGAGTTGTTGTCCCCACTCAGTGACCCTGAGGAGCGATACCCTTCAAGGCAGCCTCAGCAGCAGGTTTTACTTGTCAAAATAGGTTAGTTGAAACTAGCTCAAAATTCTCACCGTATTCTTTGCACGCATTTTACActtgtgtgtttctttagtgtggaccaaattaaacaaaacccttccttttttcttctgattTCCCATAGATCTTAGCTTGCTGTCTAGGATCCCTGGACGGTCGTACAAGGAACCGGCGGAGATAAAAGTGGAGAGGGAGGACTCTCTAGACAGAGACAGCAAGGAGTTCAGCAAACAGAACAAGGCCAAGAGGAAACACAAGGTTGTGCCAGtttcagtttttcagtttttttttttttttgttttttttctgttgacatTTCTTATGAATGAATTTTATTCTTCTAAGTAGTAAAAACAAATGTCTCGCTCTGTCCGTCAGCCTTTATTCCCAGTACACAAACTCTTGGAACAACCCACACCTAGATTTCTATTAAGGAAAGTGGATTTGATCCATGGAACAACTGATTATTCACATCTGAATTTATGCCATTAGCTAATTGTTCACCCCTTTGATAGTGACTTGCAGAGAGAGAATTAATACCAAAATGACAAGATATCTTTGACTGCAACCAAAATAACACATTATTGTACTCAGCAGGAGTTAAAAACTCTTCAGATAATTCAAGGGCGTACAACAAATTATTCTGAATTATTCTGTCTATTGTTgctaattttctttctctttttaatcttCAGAACGATGAAGAAGGCACAAAGCCTGAGAGTAAGCGTTTCAAGCCAGAGAATAAGTCTCATCATAAAAGCAGCAGTAAAGAGTAAgttttccaccttttttttctgtgtgctgATTAATTGGCCCTTTTGGTGCAACAGCAGTTTTTCGTTTCACTGAGCGAAAACAAAGCTTCCCAGATGTCTTTCCTGGTCTTAACAACTCACAACATAAACCCACTGACCTCTAAGCAGCATTGTAAAGCCAAAGCATAAGAGGCTGTTAATTACACATCAACCTCTTCAAGCTGCACCTGTTAACCTTAaatctttatgttttttgttgtggATTATCTGGaatgttaatatttaattttttttatcttaaaagacaaacagaaatttaaatgatGCAATATGTATGTAATACCACTATTATTGCTATCCCACCAGGTCTAAGAGGTCTttggagaagaaagaggagtCTGTCCCATCTCCTTCCTTGTCCGGGCTTCAGCGGACACCAAAAGCAGAGCATCTGAGTCGGAAGAGGACAGTCAGTCAGTCCTCCACCTCGCTGTCGAGTGGGACTGGAAGTGGGAAAGAGGGGAGCCGCGGCACAAAGGGCAGCTCCACCTCTAAGCGTGGGAAAGTGGATGACAAGGGATGCAGCACACGCGATGGCAAGGTGGGTGCGAGTAACCCTGATGGGAGACTGGGAATACCAGGCAAACACTGCATGCTGAGAAGTGactgcattcattcattttgccAGTTGGTTTCCCTGAAGAGCTAAAATGTTAAAGTGAGTTCATCTTGTAGTAACTAGAAGATCAGTTGAGAACACAGTTTGATTTCTGGGAGGTTACTTTTCATGTTTGCCCAGTAGACTAGATTGgattattttaatcaaatgaaCAAATCAAGTTTTAATCCTGTTTTGTAACCAGTAGCTGAAttttgggtcttttttttttttatatttggatAAACATTTGTAGAAGGCAATAAATTTCCTTCAATTATattgttaatttttctttcatcttatcATTCACTTCAATATCCAgactcttttattatttttgtttaatttatttttctttttaaaactctcTTTCTTGCTGCCTCTGCAGGAGAAATCCTCAAAGAGCTGTGATAACCAGCTGGCCGTGCCTCCTCTCTCGACTGACGGTTCCAAAAGATCCAAGCTTGTGTTTGAGGACAGGTAAGAGGAGCTCTTTCCACTGTGGATAACCCCACAGCGGGACACAGAAAAAGAACTGCAGTGGGGATCTAGAGTTGCCTTTGATGCACGAAGCTGTAGGAGGTTGGGAAGGTCATGAATAGATGTGGCTGCATGCCAGAAAGATTATgtaaatttccattttaaaaggCTCGCTGTTGGGACTCTGTGTCCTTTTCATGCTGttgtaaagaaaacattgaactactttttttttctttgtcctttgTTTCAAGATTTGATTTGTAAGAAGAGATGTTAAACAAGTTTAGAGGGTGACAATTGTGtttaaagaatatttatgtAAATTCGGGAGCTGAGCTTCGTCACTGGATTGTAATGTTTCTGCTAAAGTTGCTTTTATCTGTGGTTTAGAGAAGTAAGCAAGTTAGTTTAACCTGCAAATAATTTTGTTTCAGGGTTCATTCAGCCGACCACTACTT
The sequence above is a segment of the Melanotaenia boesemani isolate fMelBoe1 chromosome 15, fMelBoe1.pri, whole genome shotgun sequence genome. Coding sequences within it:
- the aff4 gene encoding AF4/FMR2 family member 4 isoform X2 — encoded protein: MNREDRNVLRMKERERRNQEVQPGGGESFPANSPLFPEPYKVVSKEDKLSSRIQSMLGNYDEMKEPIGDTLPKLGGKPSNSSSSSEDKSGPPLFGGEQRGVGNGGGSQSSKWTPVGPAAGGSSSQSQKRSGLQGGHSSQRSNGGSSSSSNSGQRGEVREKKSSKHSGGSEHSKSHTSSPAKSSLSSSSSHSRSSLSAEQHHSKERYRSKSPRDREANWDSPSRVHTSFPSGQHSSQTFPPSLMNKPGSMQQKPTAYVRPMDGQETAEPKNSQADGYSGQSHSSTMGEVKSNGKASLSKLKIPSQPVEGSSDANCVDEILKEMTQSWPPPLTAIHTPCKTEPSKFPFPTKDNHAFPSGHKRGSSSKSSNSHQPKDCNDQHPILKNDLMISSSEDSDGEQETKNASRNTSASNNSEAAEQSREDSSSHSGSESSSGSDSESESSTTDSEANEQPRPTSPEPEQPMANKWQLDNWFKKTPVDNNNAPPKCKKEGRDNSSGRGYSSQGGGSKDSAAPPPSRDLRAPQKGAEGGRGRQKSPAQSDGGTSTRIREGKKQPKKSEKPPVVEEPKGGLKVESEPAPEIPPHRPKAATKGSRKPSIKKEPKSSPRPTAPTITTTTDKRKTKAPTKTPQSREFVDTDSSSSDSEGNDSIPSSSQTPKYTDSIRTPVCVFSPMEEKELLSPLSDPEERYPSRQPQQQVLLVKIDLSLLSRIPGRSYKEPAEIKVEREDSLDRDSKEFSKQNKAKRKHKNDEEGTKPESKRFKPENKSHHKSSSKESKRSLEKKEESVPSPSLSGLQRTPKAEHLSRKRTVSQSSTSLSSGTGSGKEGSRGTKGSSTSKRGKVDDKGCSTRDGKEKSSKSCDNQLAVPPLSTDGSKRSKLVFEDRVHSADHYLQEAKKLKHNADALVDRFDKAVFYLDAVVSFIECGNALEKSAQEAKSPFPMYAETVELIKYTMKLKSYMAPDATSADKRLAVLCLRCQSLLYLRLFKLRKDSALKYSKTLTEHLKNSLSNTQAPSPGMGNKAAGMPSPVSPKLSPGTGGGYSSVSSTTNASSSVTIPQRIHQMAASYVQVTSNFLYATEIWDQTEQLSKEQKDFFSELDKVMGPLIFNTSSMTELVRYTRQGLHWLRMDAKPIP
- the aff4 gene encoding AF4/FMR2 family member 4 isoform X1; the encoded protein is MASQSGNMNREDRNVLRMKERERRNQEVQPGGGESFPANSPLFPEPYKVVSKEDKLSSRIQSMLGNYDEMKEPIGDTLPKLGGKPSNSSSSSEDKSGPPLFGGEQRGVGNGGGSQSSKWTPVGPAAGGSSSQSQKRSGLQGGHSSQRSNGGSSSSSNSGQRGEVREKKSSKHSGGSEHSKSHTSSPAKSSLSSSSSHSRSSLSAEQHHSKERYRSKSPRDREANWDSPSRVHTSFPSGQHSSQTFPPSLMNKPGSMQQKPTAYVRPMDGQETAEPKNSQADGYSGQSHSSTMGEVKSNGKASLSKLKIPSQPVEGSSDANCVDEILKEMTQSWPPPLTAIHTPCKTEPSKFPFPTKDNHAFPSGHKRGSSSKSSNSHQPKDCNDQHPILKNDLMISSSEDSDGEQETKNASRNTSASNNSEAAEQSREDSSSHSGSESSSGSDSESESSTTDSEANEQPRPTSPEPEQPMANKWQLDNWFKKTPVDNNNAPPKCKKEGRDNSSGRGYSSQGGGSKDSAAPPPSRDLRAPQKGAEGGRGRQKSPAQSDGGTSTRIREGKKQPKKSEKPPVVEEPKGGLKVESEPAPEIPPHRPKAATKGSRKPSIKKEPKSSPRPTAPTITTTTDKRKTKAPTKTPQSREFVDTDSSSSDSEGNDSIPSSSQTPKYTDSIRTPVCVFSPMEEKELLSPLSDPEERYPSRQPQQQVLLVKIDLSLLSRIPGRSYKEPAEIKVEREDSLDRDSKEFSKQNKAKRKHKNDEEGTKPESKRFKPENKSHHKSSSKESKRSLEKKEESVPSPSLSGLQRTPKAEHLSRKRTVSQSSTSLSSGTGSGKEGSRGTKGSSTSKRGKVDDKGCSTRDGKEKSSKSCDNQLAVPPLSTDGSKRSKLVFEDRVHSADHYLQEAKKLKHNADALVDRFDKAVFYLDAVVSFIECGNALEKSAQEAKSPFPMYAETVELIKYTMKLKSYMAPDATSADKRLAVLCLRCQSLLYLRLFKLRKDSALKYSKTLTEHLKNSLSNTQAPSPGMGNKAAGMPSPVSPKLSPGTGGGYSSVSSTTNASSSVTIPQRIHQMAASYVQVTSNFLYATEIWDQTEQLSKEQKDFFSELDKVMGPLIFNTSSMTELVRYTRQGLHWLRMDAKPIP